A DNA window from Arachis duranensis cultivar V14167 chromosome 3, aradu.V14167.gnm2.J7QH, whole genome shotgun sequence contains the following coding sequences:
- the LOC107479069 gene encoding uncharacterized protein LOC107479069 — MIKRCPPDMFSDWIRLQIFYDGLLEMARMSLDNSVGNSLHMKKIPEEANKLIEMVVNNQYQYTYERNLVKKGVMEMDTLDAILAQNKAMYQQISMITRHLSRMQVSAVNTQDAFYDMRMEESPKFWVEEATPKVSAKFQQQLSRRTFQEHSEFHVGDQSFNSELEKVQVGQLSKQIPERSPNTLFDDTLVNSKEECKAITVAGESVLEEVQIAEGSEEIEALEKAEGIDIMPLFVMKKLQIQEAQPTRIELQMPDKSLKQEHGIVENVLVKVGELFLPVDFVILDMGEDENDSIILGRPFLASRRAIIDVEKGN; from the exons ATGATCAAGAGGTGCCCTCCTGACATGTTCTCAGACTGGATTAGGCTGCAGATCTTCTATGATGGACTCTTAGAGATGGCTAGAATGTCTCTGGATAATTCTGTAGGTAACTCTCTGCATATGAAGAAGATCCCTGAAGAGGCTAATAAGTTGATTGAGATGGTTGTCAACAACCAATACCAATACACTTATGAGAGGAATCTTGTGAAGAAAGGAGTCATGGAGATGGATACCTTGgatgctattcttgctcagaacaaggcCATGTATCAACAGATTAGCATGATTACTCGGCACTTGAGTAGGATGCAAGTCTCAGCTGTTAATACTCAAGATGCATTTTATGACATGA ggatggaggaatcacccaaattttgggtggaagAAGCAACCCCAAAAGTTTCAGCCAAATTTCAACAGCAACTCTCAAGGCG AACTTTCCAAGAGCACTCAGAGTTTCATGTAGGAGACCAGAGCTTCAATTCAGAACTTGAAAAAGtacaagtgggtcagttgagcaagcaaatacctgAGAGATCTCCCAACACTCTTTTTGATGACACATTAGTAAATTCaaaagaagaatgcaaggccatcacagTGGCTGGTGAATCTGTGCTAGAAGAGGTGCAAATCGCTGAGGGATCAGAAGAAATAGAAGCTCTAGAAAAAGCTGAAG GCATCGATATTATGCCCCTATTTGTAATGAAAAAACTCCAAATTCAAGAGGCACaaccaacaaggatagaactacAAATGCCAGACAAGTCTTTGAAACAGGAACATGGAATAGTAGAGAATGTCTTGGTTAAGGTTGGAGAACTTTTTCTCCCtgtagattttgtgattctaGACATGGGAGAGGATGAAAATGATTCTATAATactaggaagaccatttctagccaGTAGGAGAGCTATAATTGATGTGGAAAAAGGGAATTAG